Within the Echinicola sp. 20G genome, the region ATTCAGCTTTTGCCAACACAAATTCCTAACCCCATTTATGCCAATAAAACTGCTGCCCAAGCCTTACTTGCCCAGGTTTATATGGTAGCTGGGGAATTTGAACAATCGGCAGAAATGGCTGAGGAAGTAATTGATAATGGTCCTGAACTTTTGGATTTCAATGACCTAGACAGTAACCTAGAGTATCCGTTTGAACTGTTCAACCAGGAAACCCTTTATTACGCCAAGACGGACGGAAAAATATCGATCACCGCTTCTTCAAGTACCTATATCCCAGAGGAACTTTATGCCTCCTATTCCAATGATGATTTACGTAAAGACTTGTTCTTTCAAACTAATGAAGATGGAAGACAGCTGTTTTATGGTTCCTACACTGGGGGATATAACCTGTTTACAGGAATCTCCCTATCTGAAGCCTACCTGATTGGGGCAGAATCATTGTTCCGGATAGGAGAACTGGAAAAGGGTCTGGAATTACTCAACAGTTTACTGGAAAAACGGACCAAGGTTGGTGAATTTGTTCCATTGGAAACAAATAACCAAGAAGAAGCCCTTCAATGGATCTGGCAAGAAAGAAAAAAGGAACTCGTCTTCCGGGGGAGAAGTTGGGAGGACTTTAAAAGAATGGGCAGGGATGGACAAGGACAGACCCAGGCCAGCAGAACTATCAACGGTCAGGAATATACCATTAGTCCCAATGACCCAAGAACCATCATCAGGATTCCGGATAAGGAACTGGAGCTGGAAGGACAGCTTTAAACAAAAAAATGGGCCGGGAAATCAAAACCCGGCCCATTACCCTTTAGCGCCTTACCCATAGCCTATTCAGCTTCTGGTAATTCACCATGTTTGACAAACTCCCTATCCTCATCTGGACTGATGGGATTGGCACCTGGATTGGGCGCATCAAAAAGACATTCGGCATCTTCCTGTTCGTCACAGGTATAGGTACTTTGACTTGGATTGATCCCTGTCACATCATACCAAACGCCACTTTCCTCGCCATACTGGTTTGTTATGGATTCTGGTGTTGTAAAAGCGAATGCTGCCACCATTGCGGCAGCGAAAACACCTCCTCGTAGGAGGTTCTTTGCGAAATAATTCATAGTATTGTGTATCTATAAAACAACTAATTCCGGACGCTTTGATCTTATCTGACATTGTAATCTTTCGAGAGGAGCGTTCGGTTTTATCCCCTACTGTTTGCAGCTAAGTACCTGGTACTCTCACTGCTTTTTATTAGTTAAGTCATCTTAGAATATATTTTGTTGAAAATTGATTTGATTAAGGAATGGAACTTATATTCTGTTCTTTATTTTGCTTCCCCTTGAATATGGCCCATATATTGGCAGCCAATAAAAAGAAGTTAAATACTAAATGCTCATTCCACCCTAATGCGCTGATCACCCCACCACAGCTGCATGGTACCCGCTGAAATACACCAAGCATGATCATGCCGATATAGGCTGTAAAGATGGACAAGAGAAAAAGACTTATCCAAAGGGCCAGAAGCCTTGTCCTCCCATTCAGTAACAGTAAAGCCAATACCAGTTCTATGGCGGGAAGGGTATAAAGAACAATGACGCTTGACCATTCAGGAAATACCTGGTTGTATATTGACCATTTGGTAGCTTCCCAATCATACCATTTACTGATAGCTGTATAGGTATACACAAAAGCCAAGATATAGGTCAATACTTCTGTCCACCTACTTTTCTGATGGTTCATCTCTTTGTCATTTTCCCTTACTACATTGCTAACGCTACATTTAATCTATTCAAGAAAAATAACCGTTTAAAACAATTCCAATAATATTTTGCACTAATTAACAAATAGCATTCATATGCTGTAAGACTGTTACAACTCCCTTCTATGCCCTGAAAAAATTGTGATATTTATCTGATTTACTTATGTTTACCAGCTCAATTGTGTGATTTATTTTTAAATCCCCTCACCGGGGACATATGAAGAAGCTGTACGATGAATAAATTTTTGACACCTAAGGAGCTCAAAAATGAATTTGACCCTTACTATAAATTGGATATTTCCGTGTATGAAAAATTAACCCATTATCTCCCTAAAAGGATTTACCGAAGAAGCGTGATCTTGAAAAATTCCGGTGAAGTAGAAAAATGCGCGAGGTATGTTTACAAAGGTACCCTTGCCATGTTATATCCTTCAGAAAGTGGCAGGGACTATAGGGTAAAAATCTTTAAGGCTGGAAGAGTAGCGGTTGACTTACAAAGCTATATGAAGCAAAATCCTTCACCATACATCATCAAAACCCTTGATTATTCCACTATCCTGGAATTACAACCTGATGGAGAATCGGATCTCTTGGATAAATTGCCAGAAGTAAACAACCTTTCAACTGTCATCAACCAGGCCATTGCCCACCACTCAGAAGAATGGGCCCAGATATTTACCTTGCCACTTAAGGAAGGCCTCAAGCTATTGTCTTCCGAACAATTTAAAGTGGAGAGTTCCTATTTAAGCATCAAGGACAAGAGCTATCTCTTTAAGTGCTCTGTTTCGAAAATAACCAGGACCATGAAAGAACTCGGGTTGTTAAAAGAGTAAAAAAGGTATTGTTTAACAAATATCTATCATATGACCTCAATTTGTTAAACACCTTATAATCAACACCCTTAAATTTGTTATTCAATTCATCTGCCATTTAGTTTAGGCTACTGTTCAAGCACTTTTCAAGTCCCTGCCAATTTATATGGCACTGCACTTTGTAATCTAAACAAGCCAATGATGAACCAAGTTTTAAACTCATACACCAAAGGAAAAGTATTATTGAATCCAAATTTCGGGAGGGTCAATGACCTAGTTCAAACCTGGGCCGAGAAAGGGAATCTATATTATAACAGAGAAGAAAAAAGGAAATGTGATCACCAGCAACTCAACAAATTTGCTGCTAGATTATTCCCCTTGGCCAATGAAGAAGAATTACTAAATATCACCAAGCTGTTTTTGGTGCTTTTTTGTTTGGATGACCGGGCTGATAAATTAAAAGGACAAGTGCGCGTAAACTTTTGGAAAGAACAACTGGACCTATTTTCCTACCATCAAAAAAAAGCTGGTTTGGGAGCCTGTTGTATAGATGAAGTATACTATGAACTTCATTGGGGCTGGTTCCGCAGACGCACGACTGAAAACAGATTGGGACTGCACCTCATCAAACATATCAGGAAATTTCTCAAGGCGGGTATGTGGGAGGCAAAGAATCTCGCACGAAGTAAGCCGCCCACAATCATCAAATACATCTATCAGCTTAAGCATTGTTCTGGTGCTGGCATTGCGTTGGAACTACTTGCCTATCTCGAAAAATCCAATTTACCCCCAGAACTATTCCATCATAAGGAATTAGCACCATTATTCCAGACCATTATTGAACTGATCTGTCTTTCCAATGACCTGACGTCTTATGAAAAAGAAGATAAAGTGGGAGATTTTCACAATCTGGTCATTTTACAAGAAATGCAGTACCACATAGCCCGTCCGATAGCATTGGATCGAATCAATAAAAGGGTTCAATTCCTAAAAGAAGTTTATTCCAATCAAACCCAAAATATTCTACA harbors:
- a CDS encoding terpene synthase family protein produces the protein MMNQVLNSYTKGKVLLNPNFGRVNDLVQTWAEKGNLYYNREEKRKCDHQQLNKFAARLFPLANEEELLNITKLFLVLFCLDDRADKLKGQVRVNFWKEQLDLFSYHQKKAGLGACCIDEVYYELHWGWFRRRTTENRLGLHLIKHIRKFLKAGMWEAKNLARSKPPTIIKYIYQLKHCSGAGIALELLAYLEKSNLPPELFHHKELAPLFQTIIELICLSNDLTSYEKEDKVGDFHNLVILQEMQYHIARPIALDRINKRVQFLKEVYSNQTQNILQIDIGHYYQKSKLITGINSLLNGMEKWVKDDTGRYNL
- a CDS encoding MauE/DoxX family redox-associated membrane protein, coding for MNHQKSRWTEVLTYILAFVYTYTAISKWYDWEATKWSIYNQVFPEWSSVIVLYTLPAIELVLALLLLNGRTRLLALWISLFLLSIFTAYIGMIMLGVFQRVPCSCGGVISALGWNEHLVFNFFLLAANIWAIFKGKQNKEQNISSIP
- a CDS encoding RagB/SusD family nutrient uptake outer membrane protein produces the protein MKNKLKYIPIIMIISIVHLLSSCQEFLDDKPNKDIVVPKTAQDIEALLTNYSRFNINPLITFVLGPDYETTTDQWNGLDPWQQNAYLWEESIFAPLEGSTDYKGIYRQIFYANISLDLIEEGISGPPEKISELRGMAYFLRAYAYSNIAMLYLPIPNSSLDNGNYKMPLKLVSDINQRATWVGVDEVYDQIIKDLEIAIQLLPTQIPNPIYANKTAAQALLAQVYMVAGEFEQSAEMAEEVIDNGPELLDFNDLDSNLEYPFELFNQETLYYAKTDGKISITASSSTYIPEELYASYSNDDLRKDLFFQTNEDGRQLFYGSYTGGYNLFTGISLSEAYLIGAESLFRIGELEKGLELLNSLLEKRTKVGEFVPLETNNQEEALQWIWQERKKELVFRGRSWEDFKRMGRDGQGQTQASRTINGQEYTISPNDPRTIIRIPDKELELEGQL